The Ruminococcaceae bacterium R-25 genomic interval GAAACCGCGCAAACAAGAGGCTTAATGTCTGAAAATTGACGTCCCCGAAATCAAATAAAATGTACATTTTCCGTAGCGGTAGAACTTTTTATTTCTGATGATATAATGTCTATCGGTTTATTGCGGAAAGGGTAAGTTTGGGTCAATGCAGAAGCTTTTATCTGTGGCGATACCCTCCTATAACTCGGAAGATTATGTCAGCAGAGCTATCGAGAGTCTGCTGCCGGGTAAGGAGCAGGTGGAGATCATTGTCGTTGACGACGGTTCGACTGATGATACATCCAGGATCGCTGAAGAATATATAGAAAAATATCCTGATACCGTGCGCCTTATCAAGAAAGAGAACGGCGGTCACGGCGATGCTGTTATGGCAGGTCTTAGCGCAGCTACAGGCCTTTATTTCAGGGTCCTTGATTCTGATGACTGGCTCGAAAAAGAGTCTTTGTTAAAGCTCCTTAAGGTTCTTGAAGAGATGAGAGATCCCGAAAAGGCAGCAGATCTCGTTATCACCAATTACGTTTATGAGAAAGTAAACGAGGGCAAGAGCCACCCGATCCATTACAGAAAGACGCTTCCTACCGGCAGGCTTTTCGGCTGGGACGAAGTAGGCAAGTGGGCCACAGGTTCTTATATCCTGATGCACTCTGCGACATATAAGACCGAGCTCGCCAGAAACAGCGGAATGAAGCTTCCGAAGCACACTTTTTATGTAGACCACCTTTTCGTATGCTACCCCATGATGAAGGTCGAAAAGATGTACTATCTGGACGTCGACCTTTACCGTTATTTCATCGGCCGTGAAGACCAGTCCGTAAATGAGAAGGTAATGCTCAGCCGTATGGACCAGCAGCTCAAGGTTAACCGCCTCATGCTCTATGAGCTCGACACGGATTCCATTAAGAATAAAGCACAGAGAGAATATCTCTATTACTATACCGAGATCGTTACGCTCGCTACTGTTTCATTCCTTCTCCGTCTTGGCACAAAAGAAGACGAGCAGGTAATGCAGTCTTTCCTTGATGAAGTTCAGGAAAAGCGCCCGGTCTATTACGAGTGGCTCTGCCAAAAGCCTTTTACGCGCCACATGATCGGCCCTGTCAGAAGATGGCCGCACTGGTTCTGCTATCCTGTTTACCGTTTCTGCTACCTGGTAGCAAGAAAGCTTTTCGGATTCAATTAACCTTTTTTCTTCGGTTTGATCGAGAGAAGAACCAATCCCAATCCGCTTCCTACGAGCGGCAGCATAAAGCTGCAGAAACGCGATAACAGCATGACGCTTCCCATTAATCCCGTGGGGATCAGGCCGGAATAAAATAATGCATAACCATATTCGGTAACGCCTGCAGCGCCCGGAAGCGGCAATGAAGATACTGAGATAAAGAGCGAAGACTGCGTTCTTAAGACCGTGAACCAGTCAAGATCTGTGCATCCGACCGCATGTGCGCAGAAAAATGTTACCGAGTGGAACAGGATTATCTGAATAAGCGAAGTAATAAGCATTTTCACGAACACGATCTTATTCTTCTTAAGGAGCGCTGCTGCTTTTCTGTAACATGCGAAAGACCTTAAGAACTTGAATCTCTCGCCGGGCTTGATACCTCTTACCTTAATGAACCAGAGTCCGATGCCGATGAAAAAGCCTGCGAGTTTTCTCGTAAAGAGCACGCAGATCAAAAATGCGATTATCGCGAGATTTAATGCAAAACCTATAGGGAAGACATATGCAAATCTGCCCTGAAGCTTAAATACTTCGCCGTGTGAGCAGATAACGCCGATTACGCCTAAGAATACTGCCGCGCACTGGAAGCTCAAAAGCGCGCAAAGGAGCGTAAATGCGCTGTGCGACACCTTCAGTTTGTCTTTGGCCATGAAGTAGAGCTGGCCCGGCTGTCCGCCTGTAGATGAGGGAGTGATCGAGCTGAAGAAGAACCCTGCAAAAGAATATTTCATCATCTGCGCGAAAGTGATCTTATAGCCGTCAAGTTTCAAGCATCTGCTGATATTGATGCCGTCGCAGACAGCATAGACCGCCATCGCCAGGATCGCAGCCAATACCCACCAGATATTTGCATTTTTAAGAGTCCCGATGATGTCCTGGCCTTCAAGCTCTTTATAGATGACATAGACCGTTGCCCCGCCGAGAATCAGCAGAAACAGCGCCCCAAGCCAAAGAGACTTTTTCTTAAGAAGTTCCATTCGAAAAGTTGATCCATCCCTAATCAATTAATCAGCTAGGTTATTTTAGGAGTTTTTCCATTAGTTTTCAATTATATGGAGAGCTTTCACGCAAAGTTCGCTCAAAAGGGAGACTTTAAGTTGTATATAATAGCTTCGAGCGAAAAAGGAGAGAAAAGATGAAAAAATTACTTGCAACACTTTTGGCAGCGGGGATGGTCCTCGCGATTTCATCCTGCGGCAAGGAACCTGAATCTTCCAAGGAAGAGCCCTCTGTCCAGCCTGACGTCACAGTCACGGAAACCGAGGCCGCAAAGGGCTGGGAAGGCAACTATCAGTCCGCTGATTCAGATGAGCATTTCAGGATCTACGATGTAACTGACACAGGCTTTAAAGTCGAGTTCTACCACTACGAAGAAGACCTCATCGAGAGGTTCGATTATGAGATGGAATACGACAATGCCGAAAAGACTATGGCTTCCGAGATCGGAAATGCCGACGACAAAGGCGGCTGGGAGTACAGATTCGCTTTCGGCGGCGACTCCATTACCGTCAGCTGGCAGGAAAAAGTCATGTTATATCAAAGAGTTTCATAAATTCCTGAAATTTTCCCCACTGACTTCAAGTACATTTCAGGTTGGGGTCTCATAATGAGGTCGTATAACAAAGAACTACTCAGAGTTCCCAAAATGTACACCCTCCCCGAATAAAAAAGGTTGTCTCATACGAGGCAACCTTTTAATCTTTAGTGCAGTTGTAGGTCAGTGTGGTTTGCTGTCGACGTTTTGTAGACGATTTTCCGTTTTTCGTCTACAAAATGTGCAAAAACGCTTGAATTTGCACGATTTGCAGACGTTTTTTCGATTTTCGTCTACAAAATGTGCAACAGCTGATTCGACCGGTCAAACAGGTGTCAGTGTCAAACAGCTGTTAATCGAGTTCTACCTCAATGATGCCGCCGATCTTATCCTTGGGAAGGACATTGGTGCCTTCGCTGACCAGCGCGCCGTCGACCATGATCGACTTGACGGCGGATGCGTTAGCGTCCATCGAATATATAACATTTACGGGCTTGCCGTTGAACTCGAATTCGACAGAAGCCTTGCCCTCTGAATCGAACTGCGAAGGCAGGAGCTTGGGCTCGAAAACCATATCGCCGTAAGAACCCTTTATACCGAACATCTCTGTAAGGACTGTGAGCATCAGCCAGCTTGCCGCGCCCGTGAGGTAGTGGTAAACGCCTCTGCCCTTGGGATCGAAATATTCAGGAACGCCGGGATAGATCTTGCTCTTCCCGAAGTCCGTTGCGTGGCGGTAAAGGGTGCCGATAACTTTCCAGCCCTCTTCCTTGAAGCCTCTGGTATAAAGGGCGTTGCCGAACATGACGGTCATGTGTGAGAAGACAGCGCCGTTTTCCTTTTGTCCGTAGGAGAAGCCGAACATACGGCCCATGTCGGTCTTGATCTCATGGAAATCCGTATTGAGCTTATAGCCGCCGAGCGAGGGATCGTAGATGTATTTGTCAGCGGATTTAATGATCTCAGGGATCTGTTCATCGGTTGCGACTCCGGACATGATCGTGAAGACCTCGCCTGTGAGCATCATGGCAGGTCTGCCGTGCTTGTCGCCGTTCTTCTCAAGAGCATTGCCGCTGTTGTCGTAATAGCCGTTATAGCGGGAATAACCCTCGCTGTCGGTGAACCATTCGGTCTCTCTGATATGGGAAATGATCCAGTCAGCCTTCTTCTCAAGGTCATCTGCGAGCAGGTCGATGTCAAAGACCTTCTTTGCACCTGAAAAACCGGTTTTAACATTGTT includes:
- a CDS encoding glycosyltransferase involved in cell wall biosynthesis, with protein sequence MQKLLSVAIPSYNSEDYVSRAIESLLPGKEQVEIIVVDDGSTDDTSRIAEEYIEKYPDTVRLIKKENGGHGDAVMAGLSAATGLYFRVLDSDDWLEKESLLKLLKVLEEMRDPEKAADLVITNYVYEKVNEGKSHPIHYRKTLPTGRLFGWDEVGKWATGSYILMHSATYKTELARNSGMKLPKHTFYVDHLFVCYPMMKVEKMYYLDVDLYRYFIGREDQSVNEKVMLSRMDQQLKVNRLMLYELDTDSIKNKAQREYLYYYTEIVTLATVSFLLRLGTKEDEQVMQSFLDEVQEKRPVYYEWLCQKPFTRHMIGPVRRWPHWFCYPVYRFCYLVARKLFGFN